The genomic interval GGCCGTGCACCCCCCAGGGAGGGCTCCCTCAGGGCCATCTCGGCGCCCCCTCCCCGGGCCGTGCACCCCCCAGGGAGGGCTCCCTCAGGGCCATCTCGGCACCACCCCCACGCGTCCCAGCGCCCCCTCCCCTGGCCGCACACTGCCTGTTCGTACAGTCATCACGTCCAGGTTCTTCTCCACCTGCTGAACCACGGATTCCAGGTCGTAGTAGTCTTTCTCCTCCTTGATCATTTTTGCTTCTAACTTCCGCTCAAGCGTCCTCACCCTTAGTAAAGAACAGACTCGTGTCACCGACGACACGTGACTAATTCCAGGACTGCTTCCAAATGGCACGTTGCTTGGACTGACTCGGGGCAGACCACAGGAGCCCACGGTCTCGGAGGGAACCCTGTCACCGAGGCAGTTGGTCACCGTGCACGGGACCGGCGGGGGCGTCTGACAGCCCGCCGTCTGGTCCTCTCTGGGGCGGACCTCGGGGTGTCACACACACGTCGACACAACACAAGAGACATGTTGGAGGCCGAGGGCTGACGGAGACTAGAACCCAGACTCGGCTCgagcccgcccgcccgccccctGCCCGGCTCACAGCCGCCCTGAGCACCCGTGAGCAGGACCGCAGCCCTAGCGAGAGGCTTACATTTCAGTCTGGGTCTCGGAGAAGCTCTGGACCTCAGTCAGCTTTCTTCTTAACTTCAAGTTCTCACCTTTCAGCTGCAGAGGAAAGAGAAACCTCGTAAGAAAACGCAGTGTCTCACTTGAACGGGGGTCTCCACTTCTACAGTGTGACTCTGGGACTTGCTGATAAACGGGAAGATTCTACAGCAACAACTTTCACTATTTCTTTTCTCACAGCACACAGTCTAACTACTGAGGGAGGGGTGATCAGTGTTCCTCTCTCCTTGGTACcagcttatgtgtgccatgaggggAAAAAAGGTTGAAGATCACTGTTCTAGAGAGAACTCACAGTCCACCTGCAGAGAAACCATGAGTAAAGGCATCAACATGAGGTCTGCAGTCAGACTCCAATTTTATTCAACTCATATTGTAGGTCATTGTAATATCTTAAAAATGTTCCtctacttggccctggctggttggctcagtggtagagtgtcagcctggtgtgcaggagtcccgggttcaattccagcccagggcacacaggagaggcgcctgtctgcttctccacccctccccctctccttcctctctgtctctctcttctcctcctgcagccaaggctccattggagcaaggatggcccgggcgctggggatggctctgtggcctctgcctcaggcgctagaatggctctggttgcaacagagcgataccccagatgagcagagcatcgccccctggtaggcatgccgggtggatcctggttgggcacatgcaggagtctgtctctctgcctccctgcttctcacttcagaaaaataataataaaaaaaatttttttttaattaaaaaaaggccctggccggttggctcagtggtagagcgtcggcctggcgtgcagaagtcccgggttcaattcccggccagggcacacaggagaagcaaccatctgcttctccacccctccccccctccttcctctctgtctctctcttcccctcccgcagccgaggctccattggagcaaagatggcccgggcgctggggatggctccttggcctctgccccaggcgctagagtggctctggtcgcaacagagcgacgccctggaggggcagagcatcgccccctggtgggcgtgccgggtggatcccggtcagcgcatgcgggagtctgtctgtctctccccgtttccagcttcagaaaaatacaggaaaaaaaaaaaaattaaaaaaaagttctacTCAGAACACTTGGCAAGACACCAAAGCCAACAGGTCGAGTGGTGGGGGGCCCTGAGGGTCTCGACTTTGTTCTGGCCCGTTCCCACCTGGCTGCGTTGCACTCCCGTTTATAGCACGTTCCCGCCCGCTCTGATCGCCCGTCACTGGTCAGCACGGGAGAGTGCTCCACGCCGAGACACGGGAACAGGCTGCTGCACCACAGTCTCGTCCTGGGGCAAAAACCCCAAACCCTAGGCCACCGAGGACACCGGAGGCTCGATTTTCTCCGAGACGCTGCTCAGACAAAGGCCGTCTACCGGGGCGCGGACGCACAGCCCTCGCTTACCGCTTCGTAACTTATCTGCAGCGTCCGAAGGTGCCTGTCCCCCAGAGATTCTCCGTGGGCTGTAGAGTCTGTGCTGGGGCTGGCTGCTGGGGAGATGTGGCACTCGGACTCACTCGGCGTCCAGGGGGGCAGGGACTCGGGCCCCGCCAGCTCCTCCGACGGGCCGGAGAAGAAGGAGACGTATGTGCTGCAGGGCGACGTGCTGGCCGCGGCCCTGGGGGAGTGCGTCTGCTCCACCGCAGACGGCAGGTAGGCCCCGTTCCACCCGTCCTCGTCCTCGTCCTCGTCCTCGTCCAGGAGGTCGCCAGCCCCCGTTGGGTCTTCGAAAAACGGCTGCGGGTATTCCAGGCCGAACCCCATGGCTTGGGAGGGTGGGAAGTCGTAGTTGAGGGAGTGCCTCTTGGCTTCCTAGAGGACGGAGCAGGAGTCAAGGCTCCGCCCCCGCAGGCCCCAGAGGCCTCTTACTGGATGGGCAGTGTGGGGACGCAGAGGCCCCTCCGACTGTCCGTCATCCAGGGAAGGTGGGAGACAGGAAGGACCCGCCCCGCA from Saccopteryx leptura isolate mSacLep1 chromosome 2, mSacLep1_pri_phased_curated, whole genome shotgun sequence carries:
- the ENTR1 gene encoding endosome-associated-trafficking regulator 1 isoform X3, which gives rise to MAGYVRRPGVTPLSRARSLVIPDDDQLGGLEEVNPFSFKEFLKTKNLSLLKEDLVNSRLYAKEAKRHSLNYDFPPSQAMGFGLEYPQPFFEDPTGAGDLLDEDEDEDEDGWNGAYLPSAVEQTHSPRAAASTSPCSTYVSFFSGPSEELAGPESLPPWTPSESECHISPAASPSTDSTAHGESLGDRHLRTLQISYEALKGENLKLRRKLTEVQSFSETQTEMVRTLERKLEAKMIKEEKDYYDLESVVQQVEKNLDVMTKRAIKAENNILKLKQDINLLQAQASNLKRENEALRSGQSASLSVVRQNTDVALQNLHMVMNSAHASIKQLVSGAETLNLVVEILKSIDRISEIKEEEEEASS